One window from the genome of Bacillus weihaiensis encodes:
- a CDS encoding collagenase, with product MNKRKKIIFLISGIGCVFLLILGIGLYFLHHFFEKSVNEKVGLLQTVDSFLTLNFDGEKEKQLKEERSMMNVEHVSIYYFEDDAVLLPITNETLDWAIELNDDLLGDYKKRPLDLIYFKDTEELSHFTSLNNISGYYSDFDKVIGIITEGKEGIVKRVETPLFHFQKTLLHEYTHYAFNQKLNQLKITTTIPQWFEEGVCEYVSYDQTILSPSPFTFVPLNELTSYEDWNHARTIDDIEPYKQSYLTIDFLIGEYGKEVIVEILEATKSHSDFNKGFENVTGIPLVKLEEQVIQSVKIEN from the coding sequence GTGAATAAAAGAAAAAAGATAATATTTTTGATAAGTGGAATAGGGTGTGTTTTTCTATTAATACTTGGAATTGGTCTTTATTTCCTACATCATTTTTTTGAAAAGAGTGTTAATGAGAAAGTAGGTCTCCTTCAAACAGTTGACTCCTTTCTAACCCTTAATTTTGATGGAGAGAAGGAGAAGCAACTAAAAGAAGAAAGAAGTATGATGAATGTTGAGCATGTGTCCATTTACTATTTTGAAGATGATGCTGTGCTGTTACCTATTACAAATGAAACACTAGATTGGGCAATAGAATTGAATGATGACCTTCTTGGAGACTATAAGAAAAGACCATTAGATTTGATTTACTTTAAAGATACTGAAGAATTGTCACATTTCACATCGTTGAACAATATTAGTGGATATTATTCAGATTTTGATAAAGTGATTGGAATTATAACTGAAGGTAAAGAAGGAATTGTGAAAAGGGTAGAAACACCGCTGTTTCATTTTCAGAAAACTTTACTTCACGAGTATACACACTATGCTTTTAATCAAAAGTTAAACCAGTTGAAGATTACAACTACTATTCCCCAATGGTTTGAAGAAGGTGTATGCGAATATGTTAGCTATGACCAAACCATATTAAGTCCTAGTCCTTTTACATTTGTTCCATTGAATGAATTGACTAGCTATGAGGATTGGAACCATGCACGTACTATTGATGATATCGAGCCATATAAACAAAGTTACCTTACTATTGATTTTTTAATTGGAGAATATGGAAAAGAAGTAATCGTTGAGATTTTAGAAGCGACAAAATCTCATAGTGACTTTAATAAGGGGTTTGAAAATGTAACGGGAATACCTTTAGTTAAATTAGAGGAGCAAGTAATTCAGAGTGTTAAAATAGAAAACTAG